The Daucus carota subsp. sativus chromosome 2, DH1 v3.0, whole genome shotgun sequence genome includes a window with the following:
- the LOC108205958 gene encoding protein ABC transporter 1, mitochondrial has product MPPSLNELTRLFNGLTLVFKEVAATQRATSFQTTANDLQTLIKTTFISATDLTGLNRAHLPDSSPRDSASAGSASGSSSVVYFNQTGVVDTEVSLNDDINVSNVGDNGGVGVVDPQFGGDVRGEIDNAAAAVDVDVVQGEAKVPPVKRRKLRERKVPSTSFSRALGFAGLGAGLAWGTIQESTKRLVYGTPISKDQKSAVSPFLSDKNAERLALALCRMRGAALKLGQMLSIQDESLVPAPILAALDIVRQGADVMPRSQLNQVLEAELGPQWSSKLTSFDYEPLAAASIGQVHHAVTKDGLDVAMKIQYPGVADSIDSDIDNVKLILDYTNLLPEQMYIDSAIKVAKEELSRECDYELEATNQKRFRELLSNTEGCYVPMVIDDIRSKRVLTTELVSGVPIDKVASLDQETRNNVGRKLLHLTLLELFVFRFMQTDPNWGNFLYDENKRTINLIDFGAARDYPKRFVDDYLRMVLACANKDKEAVVEMSKRLGFLTGMESDIMLEAHVQAGFIVGLPFAEPGGYDFRSTNITHNVTNLGATMIKHRLTAPPEEAYSLHRKLSGAFLACIKVGAVVPCREMLLEVYEGYKFDEDIASLNS; this is encoded by the exons ATGCCGCCGTCGTTAAACGAACTCACCAGATTATTCAATGGCCTCACGCTTGTTTTCAAAGAAGTCGCCGCCACCCAACGAGCCACTTCTTTTCAAACCACCGCTAATGATCTGCAAACCCTCATCAAAACCACATTCATCTCCGCCACTGATTTAACCGGACTCAATCGAGCCCATCTTCCAGATTCTTCGCCTCGTGACTCAGCCTCTGCGGGTTCTGCTTCTGGTTCATCTAGCGTTGTGTATTTTAATCAAACGGGTGTGGTGGATACGGAGGTTTCGTTGAATGATGATATTAATGTGAGTAATGTGGGTGATAATGGGGGTGTTGGTGTTGTTGATCCTCAGTTTGGTGGTGATGTACGTGGAGAGATTGATAATGCAGCAGCAGCTGTGGATGTTGATGTTGTTCAGGGAGAAGCTAAGGTTCCTCCGGTGAAGAGGAGGAAGCTGAGGGAAAGGAAGGTTCCTTCGACGTCGTTTTCGAGAGCCCTGGG GTTTGCTGGTTTGGGTGCTGGTTTAGCATGGGGAACCATTCAGGAATCGACCAAAAGACTTGTTTATGGTACGCCTATCTCGAAAGATCAGAAATCTGCAGTTTCCCCTTTCTTGTCAGATAAAAACGCAGAACGTTTGGCTCTTGCATTATGCAGAATGCGTGGTGCTGCACTCAAGTTGGGCCAGATGTTAAGTATTCAGGATGAATCTCTTGTACCTGCTCCG ATCCTAGCTGCTTTGGATATCGTTCGTCAAGGCGCAGATGTGATGCCTAGAAGCCAGCTCAATCAGGTTTTGGAAGCTGAATTGGGGCCTCAATGGTCGTCTAAATTGACAAGCTTTGATTATGAACCACTAGCAGCTGCAAGTATAGGACAG GTACATCATGCCGTCACAAAGGATGGTTTGGACGTTGCTATGAAAATCCAGTATCCTGGTGTTGCGGATAGCATTGATAGTGACATTGATAATGTCAAACTGATTTTAGATTACACGAATTTGCTTCCAGAACAAATGTACATTGACAGCGCTATAAAA GTGGCTAAAGAAGAATTATCTCGTGAATGTGACTATGAATTGGAGGCAACTAACCAGAAAAGATTTCGTGAATTGTTATCTAATACAGAAGGTTGTTATGTTCCCATGGTGATAGATGATATACGGAGTAAAAGGGTTCTAACTACAGAACTTGTTTCTG GAGTTCCGATTGATAAGGTTGCGTCCCTTGATCAAGAGACTCGTAATAATGTTGGAAGAAAGTTGCTTCATTTAACTTTATTGGAGCTGTTTGTCTTCCGTTTTATGCAG ACGGATCCCAATTGGGGTAACTTTTTATATGACGAGAATAAAAGGACCAtcaatctcattgattttggtgcAGCTCGGGATTACCCAAAGCgttttgttgatgattatttgagaatg GTTCTAGCATGTGCAAATAAAGACAAAGAAGCTGTGGTCGAGATGTCTAAAAGACTGGGGTTTCTTACTGGAATGGAGTCAGACATAATGTTAGAGGCTCACGTTCAAGCTGGATTTATTGTGGGATTGCCATTTGCAGAGCCTGGTGGATATGATTTCCGGTCCACGAATATCACACATAACGTTACAAACCTCGGGGCAACAATGATAAAGCATAGGTTGACAGCCCCTCCTGAGGAAGCTTACAGCCTCCACCGGAAACTTTCTGGTGCTTTCCTTGCTTGCATCAAGGTAGGAGCTGTTGTACCATGCAGAGAAATGCTTCTTGAAGTATACGAAGGTTACAAATTTGATGAAGACATAGCAAGTCTTAACAGCTAG
- the LOC108205959 gene encoding uncharacterized protein LOC108205959, giving the protein MASWEDLVDDQEDDHQESQSQSHSLSRLATCTSYSTLDYDNYDDDNHGTISTMISRLSLESFDVGGYADGEFSEGTYGAGGQEISCLFIDSDDEKEPAVPGSYSLPASPLQEQRYQSDALFGKLSGSGAKLYSSDNNCERMSRREKRVLRRKKWEERKASKSDTDDEDDNDDDDDVVHEDDDDEVKMNLGIGERSLSQSNYSFSGESEGGLRVITRPKGGRRSLCMDMEEVKACRELGFELEHQQMFDMTATPSRLNLSTSTLDTNTTSSGGSSPIPNWRISSPGDDPKDVKARLKVWAQAVALASSSSSSSRYGGN; this is encoded by the exons ATGGCTTCTTGGGAAGATTTGGTGGATGATCAAGAGGATGATCATCAAGAATCTCAGTCTCAGAGTCATAGTCTCTCAAGGCTAGCTACCTGCACTAGCTATTCTACTTTGGATTATGATAATTATGATGATGACAATCATGGGACTATTAGTACCATGATTTCAAGATTATCTCTTGAGAGTTTTGATGTTGGTGGATATGCTGATGGGGAGTTTTCTGAGGGGACTTATGGTGCTGGAGGCCAAGAAATCTCATGTTTATTTATAGATTCTGATGATGAGAAGGAGCCTGCAGTGCCAGGTTCTTACTCACTGCCTGCCTCACCACTGCAAGAACAAAGGTACCAGAGTGATGCTTTGTTTGGGAAGCTGAGTGGGAGTGGAGCCAAGCTCTACTCAAGTGACAACAATTGTGAAAGAATGAGTAGAAGGGAAAAGAGGGTGTTGAGGAGGAAGAAATGGGAAGAAAGGAAAGCTAGTAAAAGCGATACggatgatgaggatgataatGATGACGACGATGATGTTGTTcatgaggatgatgatgatgaggtaAAGATGAATTTGGGCATTGGAGAAAGGAGTTTGAGCCAGAGTAACTATAGTTTTAGTGGAGAGAGTGAAGGAGGGTTGAGGGTCATAACAAGGCCTAAAGGAGGAAGAAGATCACTGTGTATGGATATGGAAGAAGTTAAGGCATGTAGAGAACTTGGATTTGAGTTGGAACACCAGCAAATGTTTGACATGACCGCGACACCAAGCCGCTTAAATCTCTCTACATCCACTCTTGACACCAACACTACCAGCAGTGGTGGCAGTTCTCCCATTCCCAATTGGCGGATTTCTAGTCCAG GGGATGATCCAAAGGATGTAAAGGCAAGGTTGAAGGTTTGGGCACAAGCTGTGGCACTTGCTTCTAGCTCCAGCTCTTCATCTAGATATGGAGGCAACTAA